A single window of Hyla sarda isolate aHylSar1 chromosome 2, aHylSar1.hap1, whole genome shotgun sequence DNA harbors:
- the CSRNP2 gene encoding cysteine/serine-rich nuclear protein 2 isoform X2: MDAVTSRSLKRKFEEVDPGSPISTSKDSDDEISNSDSADSCDSINAPTTTELIPTSILKRQKLLRQKNVRFDQVTVFYFSRRQGFTSVPSQGGSSLGMAQRHNSVRKYTLCEFAQEQEVSHREILREHLKEEKLHTRKMKLTKNGTVESEEAEGLTLEDVSDEDIDVDNVEVDDYFFLQPLPTKRRRALLRAAGVHRIDAEEKQELRAIRLSREECGCDCRLFCDPEACPCSQAGIKCQVDRMSFPCGCSRDGCSNIAGRIEFNPIRVRTHYLHTIMKLELENKRQQPRPQPLEEDLPHASLAVHPHQETQDFHEFIAENYHLENEAAVRHLQSAEERQRLLDEGDEASSGSSLSLDSSVESLDVCLLETPISLPPSTCHSSINPVLLSSSPSVLCYADEDSGRPATPPDYTDGSEVSIYDHNSPGLDTGSDVTESVHSEATEPSGAVKVNTEVCTIITPCSKELDPASESGVNSSDLASQTNKPIVTCISEGGKLREDSESQTSWSGQPFSAENNLTA, translated from the exons ATGGATGCTGTGACGAGTAGAAGCCTAAAAAGAAAGTTTGAAGAAGTAGATCCTGGTTCGCCAATTTCTACATCAAAAGATTCTGACGATGAGATCTCGAATAGCGACAGCGCGGATAGCTGTGACAGCATTAATGCTCCTACAACCACTGAACTTATCC CAACATCCATCCTAAAGCGGCAGAAACTTCTGAGACAAAAGAATGTCCGTTTCGACCAGGTCACTGTCTTTTATTTCTCACGTCGCCAAGGATTCACCAGTGTGCCAAGCCAGGGTGGTAGCTCCTTAGGAATGGCCCAGCGCCACAACTCTGTGCGAAAGTACACGCTCTGTGAGTTTGCCCAGGAACAAGAGGTGTCACATCGGGAAATCCTACGTGAGCACCTAAAGGAGGAGAAACTTCACACAAGGAAGATGAAG CTGACCAAAAATGGTACAGTAGAGTCGGAAGAAGCTGAAGGCCTCACCTTGGAGGATGTCTCGGATGAAGATATAGATGTAGACAATGTCGAAGTAGACGATTACTTCTTCCTTCAGCCATTACCAACAAAAAGGCGCAGAGCTCTTCTTCGAGCAGCTGGGGTACATCGCATAGATGCTGAAGAGAAGCAGGAACTTAGAGCCATCCGTCTTTCTAGAGAGGAATGTGGGTGTGACTGTCGACTCTTCTGTGATCCGGAAGCTTGTCCATGCAGCCAGGCTGGGATCAAATGTCAG GTGGATCGTATGTCCTTTCCATGTGGGTGTTCTCGTGATGGCTGCAGTAATATAGCTGGCAGGATTGAATTTAACCCTATACGTGTACGGACCCATTATCTACACACTATTATGAAACTTGAGCTGGAAAATAAGCGACAGCAGCCACGACCTCAACCCCTTGAAGAGGATCTTCCTCATGCCTCTCTTGCTGTCCATCCCCACCAGGAGACACAGGACTTCCATGAATTCATTGCTGAGAACTATCACCTGGAGAACGAGGCTGCTGTCAGACACCTACAAAGTGCGGAGGAGCGCCAGAGGCTCTTGGATGAGGGTGATGAGGCATCTAGTGGTTCTAGTCTCAGTCTGGACTCCAGCGTGGAGTCTTTAGATGTATGCCTTTTGGAGACACCTATCTCACTGCCACCGTCCACCTGCCATTCCTCTATAAATCCTGTTTTGTTGTcttctagtccttctgtcctctGTTATGCTGATGAGGACTCTGGGAGACCAGCTACACCTCCGGATTACACTGATGGAAGTGAGGTGTCCATATATGATCATAATTCGCCAGGATTAGACACAGGGTCAGATGTGACAGAATCTGTTCACTCTGAGGCCACTGAACCAAGTGGTGCTGTAAAGGTTAACACTGAGGTTTGCACTATAATTACACCCTGCTCTAAAGAGTTGGACCCAGCCTCTGAGTCTGGGGTCAATTCCTCTGACTTGGCATCTCAGACTAACAAGCCAATAGTCACCTGCATAAGTGAAGGGGGGAAGCTGCGAGAAGATTCTGAGAGCCAAACCTCCTGGTCAGGCCAGCCTTTTTCTGCAGAAAATAACCTGACCGCCTGA
- the CSRNP2 gene encoding cysteine/serine-rich nuclear protein 2 isoform X1: MGRFVTWKQLQRGGRITQIAVMNPAERFAPTGPATLKQMDAVTSRSLKRKFEEVDPGSPISTSKDSDDEISNSDSADSCDSINAPTTTELIPTSILKRQKLLRQKNVRFDQVTVFYFSRRQGFTSVPSQGGSSLGMAQRHNSVRKYTLCEFAQEQEVSHREILREHLKEEKLHTRKMKLTKNGTVESEEAEGLTLEDVSDEDIDVDNVEVDDYFFLQPLPTKRRRALLRAAGVHRIDAEEKQELRAIRLSREECGCDCRLFCDPEACPCSQAGIKCQVDRMSFPCGCSRDGCSNIAGRIEFNPIRVRTHYLHTIMKLELENKRQQPRPQPLEEDLPHASLAVHPHQETQDFHEFIAENYHLENEAAVRHLQSAEERQRLLDEGDEASSGSSLSLDSSVESLDVCLLETPISLPPSTCHSSINPVLLSSSPSVLCYADEDSGRPATPPDYTDGSEVSIYDHNSPGLDTGSDVTESVHSEATEPSGAVKVNTEVCTIITPCSKELDPASESGVNSSDLASQTNKPIVTCISEGGKLREDSESQTSWSGQPFSAENNLTA; the protein is encoded by the exons ATGGGGAGGTTTGTAACATGGAAGCAGCTGCAACGCGGGGGGAGAATTACGCAGATAGCTGTAATGAACCCAGCAGAGAGATTTGCTCCAACAGGCCCG GCAACCCTGAAACAAATGGATGCTGTGACGAGTAGAAGCCTAAAAAGAAAGTTTGAAGAAGTAGATCCTGGTTCGCCAATTTCTACATCAAAAGATTCTGACGATGAGATCTCGAATAGCGACAGCGCGGATAGCTGTGACAGCATTAATGCTCCTACAACCACTGAACTTATCC CAACATCCATCCTAAAGCGGCAGAAACTTCTGAGACAAAAGAATGTCCGTTTCGACCAGGTCACTGTCTTTTATTTCTCACGTCGCCAAGGATTCACCAGTGTGCCAAGCCAGGGTGGTAGCTCCTTAGGAATGGCCCAGCGCCACAACTCTGTGCGAAAGTACACGCTCTGTGAGTTTGCCCAGGAACAAGAGGTGTCACATCGGGAAATCCTACGTGAGCACCTAAAGGAGGAGAAACTTCACACAAGGAAGATGAAG CTGACCAAAAATGGTACAGTAGAGTCGGAAGAAGCTGAAGGCCTCACCTTGGAGGATGTCTCGGATGAAGATATAGATGTAGACAATGTCGAAGTAGACGATTACTTCTTCCTTCAGCCATTACCAACAAAAAGGCGCAGAGCTCTTCTTCGAGCAGCTGGGGTACATCGCATAGATGCTGAAGAGAAGCAGGAACTTAGAGCCATCCGTCTTTCTAGAGAGGAATGTGGGTGTGACTGTCGACTCTTCTGTGATCCGGAAGCTTGTCCATGCAGCCAGGCTGGGATCAAATGTCAG GTGGATCGTATGTCCTTTCCATGTGGGTGTTCTCGTGATGGCTGCAGTAATATAGCTGGCAGGATTGAATTTAACCCTATACGTGTACGGACCCATTATCTACACACTATTATGAAACTTGAGCTGGAAAATAAGCGACAGCAGCCACGACCTCAACCCCTTGAAGAGGATCTTCCTCATGCCTCTCTTGCTGTCCATCCCCACCAGGAGACACAGGACTTCCATGAATTCATTGCTGAGAACTATCACCTGGAGAACGAGGCTGCTGTCAGACACCTACAAAGTGCGGAGGAGCGCCAGAGGCTCTTGGATGAGGGTGATGAGGCATCTAGTGGTTCTAGTCTCAGTCTGGACTCCAGCGTGGAGTCTTTAGATGTATGCCTTTTGGAGACACCTATCTCACTGCCACCGTCCACCTGCCATTCCTCTATAAATCCTGTTTTGTTGTcttctagtccttctgtcctctGTTATGCTGATGAGGACTCTGGGAGACCAGCTACACCTCCGGATTACACTGATGGAAGTGAGGTGTCCATATATGATCATAATTCGCCAGGATTAGACACAGGGTCAGATGTGACAGAATCTGTTCACTCTGAGGCCACTGAACCAAGTGGTGCTGTAAAGGTTAACACTGAGGTTTGCACTATAATTACACCCTGCTCTAAAGAGTTGGACCCAGCCTCTGAGTCTGGGGTCAATTCCTCTGACTTGGCATCTCAGACTAACAAGCCAATAGTCACCTGCATAAGTGAAGGGGGGAAGCTGCGAGAAGATTCTGAGAGCCAAACCTCCTGGTCAGGCCAGCCTTTTTCTGCAGAAAATAACCTGACCGCCTGA